The sequence CGACCAGGACGAAGGCATGCGCCACCAGGTCTTCCTCACCGACACGCCCGTCGCCGGCGGCGGCTCGATCCAGTACCTGGAGGTCCGCCACCGCGCTCACGCCCGAGTCGAGGACCACATCCGCTGCGGCAAGACCACCGGCTTCGGGCGCTTCCCCTCCCGCCACTTCGCCATCAATGCGGCCTGGCTGGAGCTGTCCCTGACCGCCATCGACCTGCTCGCCTGGGCGCGGACCCTGCTGCTGGACGGCGAGTTGGCCACCGCCGAGCCCAAAAAGCTCCGCTACCGCCTCCTGCACGCTGCCGCCCGGATCACGCGCGGAGCGCGCCGCCTACACCTGCGGATCGCCGCCACCTGGCCCTGGCGCCACGAACTGACCGCGGCGTTCAACCGCCTGGTGGCACTACCCCGACCGGCCACCTGACAGACCAAGCCGCCCCTGACCACCACGACACGAGGAACCAGGAGCACCCGGCCATCGCGCCGGGCCCTCGGCATGCCCACCGTCCGACGGCAACCCCACGACCTTCAACCTGGAGATCACCCCAGATCAGCCGACGCGAAGCGAAACACGGAGGCTAGTGGCTTGTCACGCAGCCTTGGCCGGGTATTCGGTCCACTGCCGGGTGGGTGACTCGGGTGCAAAGCGGGTCGTCGGCTCGGCGCGGGCGTTGTGCCAGCGGACAGGGGAGGCGTTTGAGCTGCCAGTTGCTTGATCCGGGCTGCCGTTGGATGGCCGCCCTCTTACTGGGCGTTTCGTCCCTGACTTTGGACGTCAGGTTCCGCGCCAGGTTGGGGTGGATTCGCCGGTGAGGCGGCGGGTCATGAGGCCGATCATGGCGACGTGGACCATGGCTTCCGAGCGGGCCGGGAGTGCCTCGTAGTCGCGGGCCAGGCGCCGGGGGTTCATGAGCCAGCCGAAGGTGCGCTCGACGATCCATCTGCGGGGCTGGACGACGAATCCCCTGGTGGTGGGGTCGCGTCGGACGATCTCGAGGTCGATGCCGAGAGTGGCGGCGTGTTCGACGACGGCGTTCTTGTAGCCCATGTCGGCCCAGGCCTTGCGGACGGTGGGGTGCTCGGCCGCGACGGCGGTCAGCAGCTGTCGGCCGGCGGTGCCGTCCTGGACGCTCGCGGCGGTGACCAGCACCACGAGCAGCAGGCCGATCGTGTCGGTGACGATGTTGCGTTTCCTACCGACGATCCGCTTCCCGACATCGGCGCCCTGGCCAGCGACAGGGACGTTCGTGGAGGTCTTGATGCTCTGCGAGTCGATGATGCACGCAGTGGGTTCCGGATCGCGGCCCTCGGCGGTGCGGACCAGCCGCCGGAGAAGGCCATTGAGCTGCTCGAACACTCCTTCCTTCTGCCAGCGGGCGAAGTAGGCGTAGACCGTCTCCCAGGGCGGGTAGTCGTGGGGGAGGTAGCGCCAGGGGATGCCGGTGCGGTCGACGTAGAGGATCGCATCGAGGAGGTCGCGCAGCTCGTGCCCGGGAGGCCGACCGAACGCCAGGGCGCGTCCGGTGCGGGCTCGGCGCCAGGCGGTGAGGGTGGGTTTGACCAGGGCCCAGCGGGCGTCGGACAGGTCGCTCGGATACGGTCGACGATCCGTCATGATGACGGCATGCTGCGGAATCTCGCTTCCGCCCAGAGGCAGCGGAACTCAGGGGACAACTGTGGTCCAGCCAGGCTTCCTGGGATGAGACAGGACGATGTACACAGTTCCGGCGGACATTCGTGTAACGGCGGCACTCCTGTCACCAGAGCCCCAAGCGTCACCGAAAGCGAGCAGTCTGGGCGCCTCGAAAACCGGCATAAGCCGGCCCACGTAAGGGCAAAACGCCCAGTTACTGATCGTTTCAGAATGAACTGCTACGGCGGTCGCTGAGTGGGTGTCCGCGGCGGTCATCGTGGCGGTCCCAGTCCCTGCACGGTTCACGTCAGCGGCCCTGGCTATCGTCCATGTCATGGCCTCAAGCGATCATCTGCTCGACCTAATCCAGGGCACGCCGGACATCCGCGGGCTGCTGCGGGCGTCCTTCGAGTTCGACATCGAGCGTAAGGAGTGCGGTGCCGGCCTGAAGCTTGCCTCGGGCGCGCCGTTGGAGCCGATCGCAGGGGATTTCACAGGCGGGGCGTACTTCCTGTGCACCGAGGAAGGCGGCCGCCGACCGGTGGTGTTCGCGAGCTCCGAAGGGGAGGGAGGGCTGATCGCCGACGATCTGGCGGACGCGCTGGAGATCATCATCGGGTTGCAGTGGCGGGACTGCCTGAGCTTCTCCGGCAGTGGCGACCTGGAGGTCATGCTGGCTTCCGCCCAGCATCTTGAGAGGTATCTGGCCAGGGACAATCCGGAGATCGCCGAAGAGCGCGCTCGGGTGGCTGCGGGTCTGTCACTGCGTGTCCTTCCTGTCCCCGACCTTGTCATCCGCCTTGAGGAGGCCGCGTCAAGGACCGAACCTCACTACGTGGTGGTCACCGACGACGGGGACGTCTACGACCCGCTGTTCGGCGAGTACTCGGAACCACGGCACGGTGGCTGGCGCTGATTCGGACGGATTCCCGATCGTTCGAGACGTCGACCATGGCAGCTCCATTGGCATCTGCCGGCGGGTCTCGGCAGACTCTGCGCCCATGTCCGCTGATCTCGTTCCTGATGACCTGTGGGTACGCATAGCTCCGCTTCTTCCCACGCGGCCTGCCCGGCGCCATCGGCACCCCGGGCGGCTGCCGGTATCGGACCGCGTGGCACTGGCCGGCATCATCTACGTGTTGCGAAAGGGAGTTGCCTGGCGAGATCTCGGCGACGGGTGAAAACTGACCGCTGAACGGCGGATCAACGGTGACCCACCTCGCGATCGTCTGATCATCCTGATCTTCATTGAGGGTCAGGAGGAGAGGGTGATTTCCGTGGAGGACTGGGCTGAGATCCGTCGGCTGCACCGGGCCGAGCACCTGCCGATCCGGGCGATCGCCCGGCACCTGGGCATCTCGAAGAACACGGTGAAGCGGGCCCTGGCCACCGACCGGCCGCCGGTCTACCAGCGCCCGCTGAAGGGATCGGCGGTGGACGCGGTCGAGCCGGCCATCCGCGAGCTGCTGAAGCAGACCCCGACGATGCCCGCGACCGTCATCGCCGAGCGGATCGGGTGGGAGCGCGGGATGACGATCCTCAAGGAACGCGTGCGCGAGCTGCGGCCGGCCTATCTCCCGGTGGACCCCGTCTCGCGGACGCTCTATGAGCCCGGCGGGCTCGCGCAGTGCGACCTGTGGTTTCCCGCCGTGGACATCCCGCTCGGCTACGGCCAGTGCGGACGGCCCCCGGTGCTGGTCATCGTGTCCGGGTATTCGCGGGTGATCACCGCCCGGATGCTGCCCTCCCGGCAGAGTGGCGACCTGATCGACGGCCACTGGCGCCTGCTCGCCGACGGCTGGGGAGCGGTCCCGAAGACACTGGTCTGGGACAACGAGGCCGGAGTCGGCAAAGGTCGTCTGACCAGTGAGTTCGCCGCGTTCGCCGGCCTGCTCGCGGTCAAGGTCCACCTCTGTCGGCCCCGAGATCCGGAGGCGAAGGGCCTGGTCGAGCGGGCCAACGGCTACCTGGAGACGAGTTTCCTGCCCGGCCGTGTCTTCACGGGCCCCGACGACTTCAACACCCAGCTGACGGCCTGGCTGCAGATCGCCAACCGCCGGCAGCACCGCTCGATCGGCGCCCGCCCGGTGGACCGCTGGGAGGCCGACCGCGCCGCGATGCTGCAGGTCCCGCCCGTCTCACCGCCGCACTGGTGGCGTTTCCACACCCGCATCGGCCGCGACCACTACATCCGCGTCGACACCAACGACTACTCGGTCCATCCCCGTGCCATCGGCCACCGCGTTATGGTCCGTGCCGACACCGAGGAGATCACCGTCACCGCCGGCAACGACATCGTGGCCCGCCACAGCCGTTGCTGGGCCAGACACCAGACCCTGACCGATCCCGAGCACGCCGCCGCGGCCAACGTCATGCGCGGCGAGGTCATCCACCAGCAGGCCGCCCGCGCGCATGCCGCCCGCGCCGCGCTCCTGGCCCCGGACAGTCTCGGCATCGAGGTCGAACAGCGCGAACTGGGCTCCTATGACCGCATGTTCACCCTCATCGAAGGCGGCGCCGGCAAGGAGGACACCTGATGGCCCGCACTGCTTCGAACACTACGGCCGGCACGACGAAGCCGGACGGACAGACGTCCCACACCGGCCGGCAGACCGCCGCCGACCTGGCGTTCCTCGCCCGCGCGATGAAGGCTCCCGCGCTGCTGGACGCCGCCGAGCGCCTGGCGGAGCGCGCCCGCACCGAGTCCTGGACCCACACCGAGTACCTGGTCGCCTGCCTGCAGCGCGAGGTCTCCGCCCGTGACAGCCACGGCGGCGAGGGCCGCATCCGCGCCGCCCGCTTCCCCGCGGTCAAGACCATCGAGGAACTCGATGTCGCCCATCTGCGGGGTCTGACGCGCCAACAGCTCGGTCACCTGGGAACATTGGACTTCATAGCGGCCAGGGAGAACGCCGTTTTTCTGGGGCCGCCAGGCACCGGCAAGACGCACCTGGCCACCGGCCTCGCGGTGAGGGCCTGCCAGGCCGGCCACCGGGTCGCGTTCGCCACCGCCGCCCAGTGGGTCGACCGCCTCGCCGCAGCCCACCAGGCCGGCCGGCTCCAGGAGGAGCTGGTCAAGCTCGGCCGCTACCCGCTGATCGTGATCGATGAGGTCGGCTACATCCCGTTCGAGTCTGAGGCGGCGAACCTGTTCTTCCAGCTCGTCTCGAACCGCTACGAGAGGGCCAGCGTGATCGTCACCTCGAACAAGCCCTTCGGACGGTGGGGAGAGACCTTCGGCGACGAGACCGTCGCCGCCGCCATGATCGACCGGCTCGTCCACCACGCCGAGGTCCACTCCACCAACGGAACGCAGACGGTCTTCGCTGGACGGTGTGGGACGGAGGGGGCTGGTCTCGGGTCGCGTGGGCTCGGCCGGTGGTTCGTCGAGCGGGATCCGTAGGCGGATCTTCACTTGCCAGCCGCTCACCTCGATCTCTTCGACGGCCAGGCGGAGTAGGGCCTGCTGCTGCTCGAAGTCGAGGGCGTCGAGGCCTGCGAGTACACGTTGCGCGAAGTCGTCCAATCTGTGTTGCAGTTGGCCGGCCTGCGCGAGTTCGTGGCGGCGTGCGGTGAGTTCCCCCCGGCGCCGGGCCAGGTCGCTGCGGCGGTGTTCGAGGCCGGTGGCGCGACGCTGCAGCTCGGGCAGGTCGATCAGTGCGGCCTGGTAGAGGTCGGCCAGTCGGCCGCGCTCGGCCTGGGCGGCGGTGAGCTTGCGGTCGAGACCTGCCAGTTCGCGGTCCAGCAGCTCGGCGTTGCCGGCCCGCTCCGCGGTGGCCTGCTCGCCGGCCAGGAGGACGTCGGGACGCAGGAGGGCCTGGCGGACCTCGCTGAAGACGAAGGCGTCCAGTGCGTCGGCTCGGATGTTGCGTTCGGGGCAGCGGCGGTCGCTGCCGCCGGCGCGGATCGGGTCGTGGTTGCGGCAGTGGTAGTAGCGGTGCCAGGTGCCGTTGCGCCCGCGCATCTTGTGGCAGTTGGTGCCCACGTGGCAGGAGCCGCACTTCACCAGGCCGCGCAGCAGCCACTGGCCGGGCTCGGTGCGGCGGGGGCTCCACTGGCTGTTGTCGTAGGTGACCCGGCTGACAGCGGCGAAGGTCTCCTCGGAGACGATGGCGGGCACCGCGATGGCGATCCACTCCTCGCGGGGCCGGGGGATCTGCCGGTGGCGGTGTCCTGGCTTGGGGTTGGGGACCGCCTCGGTGCGGTTGAAGTAGACCCGGCCGATGTAGGCCTCGTTGTGCAGGAGGCGGCCCAGGGTGGATGTGCCCCAGGTGCCGTTGCCGCTCCTGGGGGTGGGGACCTGGTCCGCGGCCAGGCCGCGGGCGATCTGCCGCATCGACAGGCCCCGCTCGGTGTAGTCGCGGAAGATCCGTCGCACCACCGCCGCCTCCGGCTCGAAGACCTCCAGGTGCGCGGGCAGCTCGTGGTCGCGCGGGATCCGCCGGTAGCCGTAGGGCGCCCGCCAGGACAACACCTCACCGGCCCGGGAGCGGAAGAGCTTGCCGCGCCGGTACCGCTCGGCGATCTTCGCCCGCTCGTACTCGGCGATCACTCCCTGGATCTGGGTCAACAAGGTGGCCTGCGGATCGTCTGTGATCGGCGGCGCATCGGTGAAGCACACCTTCACCCGCAGGCGGGCCAGTTCGTCCAGGACGACGACCTGGTAGGCGTAGACGCGGGCCAGCCGGTCCGGGGACAGGCACCACACCCGGGCGAACAGGCCCGCCTCGGCGGCGTCCCGTAGTGCATCCAGACCGGGTCGGTCCAGTCGGGCGCCCGAGCAGCCGTCGTCGGTGAACTCCGCGACCAGGTCGTCGCCCTCAGCCGCGACCCGCTCTCGCAGCACGGCCAGTTGGGAGCCGATTGTGCCGCGGGCCTGCTGGCCCTCGGTGGACACCCGCGCGTAGAGCGCCGCCCTCACCGCGCCCACCGCCCCGACCCGTCGCTCCGGCCGGCATCGAGTCGACCGGCCGCCTCCAGCAGCACCGCGACGACCGCGGCGAGAGTATCCAGGCGCGGATCGTGGTGCGGACTCCACGCGGGCCGCCGGGCGCCCACCAGCTCGGCCTGCAACGCACACTCTCCGTGAGGCCAGACAATCAGGCCGGCCAGCCCGCGGCGTGCGAAGCGGGTTGCAGCCAGCGAGGACGGCGGCCGCCCGTGCTCGATCACGTGCGCCCGCAGCAGCTCGTACTCGGCCTGCGCAGGCTCGCCGGGCAGGAGGAACCAACCGCACTGCGCGGGCCAGGAGGGGCTCATCGCCGCCGGATCCGTTCCACTGTGCGGCGGTGCAGCAGCACCCCGAACCGCCGTTCCACCTCGCCGGCCAGCACCGCGCCGGAGGCCTCCGGCGCCGCGGCGCGCAGGAACTCGGCGATGTCCTCGGTGACCTTCAGCGGGCCGCGCCGTCCGGGCCTCCCGTCCATCAGACCGGTCATGCCCGTCTCCTCGAACGCCGTCTTGACCAGGTAGAACCCGGACCGCGAGTAGCCGTGGGCCGCCGCGGCAGCACTCGCGCTCCAGTCCTCGACCGCATGCGCGCGCAGCATCTCGTACTTGACCTGGACCTTGTCCTGGGCGAGGAAGAACCCGCCACTGCGGAACAGCGGCGCGCTGACCGTGTGCGCCTGCGGGTGCATCAGCCCCGACGCTTCCAGGACCTTCAGCCTCGTCAACTCGCTCATCGCACCAGCCTCCTACCGCGGACGGTAGGACGGCCGTCCCCGCGTGTCGACAGTTTCCCGCCGCATGCTCCCAATGCGCCCCATCGGCCGACGGCGCACGCCCCGCAGTTGAGGGGAAACGCCCCCTCGCAGGGCTCTTCGACGGCATAGCCCGCTGGACAGGGCGGTGACGATCACTGCACATC comes from Streptomyces sp. TLI_235 and encodes:
- a CDS encoding transposase, translated to MISVEDWAEIRRLHRAEHLPIRAIARHLGISKNTVKRALATDRPPVYQRPLKGSAVDAVEPAIRELLKQTPTMPATVIAERIGWERGMTILKERVRELRPAYLPVDPVSRTLYEPGGLAQCDLWFPAVDIPLGYGQCGRPPVLVIVSGYSRVITARMLPSRQSGDLIDGHWRLLADGWGAVPKTLVWDNEAGVGKGRLTSEFAAFAGLLAVKVHLCRPRDPEAKGLVERANGYLETSFLPGRVFTGPDDFNTQLTAWLQIANRRQHRSIGARPVDRWEADRAAMLQVPPVSPPHWWRFHTRIGRDHYIRVDTNDYSVHPRAIGHRVMVRADTEEITVTAGNDIVARHSRCWARHQTLTDPEHAAAANVMRGEVIHQQAARAHAARAALLAPDSLGIEVEQRELGSYDRMFTLIEGGAGKEDT
- a CDS encoding DNA invertase Pin-like site-specific DNA recombinase gives rise to the protein MRAALYARVSTEGQQARGTIGSQLAVLRERVAAEGDDLVAEFTDDGCSGARLDRPGLDALRDAAEAGLFARVWCLSPDRLARVYAYQVVVLDELARLRVKVCFTDAPPITDDPQATLLTQIQGVIAEYERAKIAERYRRGKLFRSRAGEVLSWRAPYGYRRIPRDHELPAHLEVFEPEAAVVRRIFRDYTERGLSMRQIARGLAADQVPTPRSGNGTWGTSTLGRLLHNEAYIGRVYFNRTEAVPNPKPGHRHRQIPRPREEWIAIAVPAIVSEETFAAVSRVTYDNSQWSPRRTEPGQWLLRGLVKCGSCHVGTNCHKMRGRNGTWHRYYHCRNHDPIRAGGSDRRCPERNIRADALDAFVFSEVRQALLRPDVLLAGEQATAERAGNAELLDRELAGLDRKLTAAQAERGRLADLYQAALIDLPELQRRATGLEHRRSDLARRRGELTARRHELAQAGQLQHRLDDFAQRVLAGLDALDFEQQQALLRLAVEEIEVSGWQVKIRLRIPLDEPPAEPTRPETSPLRPTPSSEDRLRSVGGVDLGVVDEPVDHGGGDGLVAEGLSPPSEGLVRGDDHAGPLVAVRDELEEQVRRLRLERDVADLIDHDQRVAAELDQLLLEPAGLVGCGEAVDPLGGGGERDPVAGLAGPHREAGGQVRLAGAWRPQKNGVLPGRYEVQCSQVTELLARQTPQMGDIEFLDGLDRGEAGGADAALAAVAVTGGDLALQAGDQVLGVGPGLGAGALRQALGGVQQRGSLHRAGEERQVGGGLPAGVGRLSVRLRRAGRSVRSSAGHQVSSLPAPPSMRVNMRS
- a CDS encoding transposase, giving the protein MTDRRPYPSDLSDARWALVKPTLTAWRRARTGRALAFGRPPGHELRDLLDAILYVDRTGIPWRYLPHDYPPWETVYAYFARWQKEGVFEQLNGLLRRLVRTAEGRDPEPTACIIDSQSIKTSTNVPVAGQGADVGKRIVGRKRNIVTDTIGLLLVVLVTAASVQDGTAGRQLLTAVAAEHPTVRKAWADMGYKNAVVEHAATLGIDLEIVRRDPTTRGFVVQPRRWIVERTFGWLMNPRRLARDYEALPARSEAMVHVAMIGLMTRRLTGESTPTWRGT
- a CDS encoding winged helix-turn helix protein, encoding MSELTRLKVLEASGLMHPQAHTVSAPLFRSGGFFLAQDKVQVKYEMLRAHAVEDWSASAAAAAHGYSRSGFYLVKTAFEETGMTGLMDGRPGRRGPLKVTEDIAEFLRAAAPEASGAVLAGEVERRFGVLLHRRTVERIRRR